A single genomic interval of Flavobacteriales bacterium harbors:
- the rplV gene encoding 50S ribosomal protein L22: MGQRKKLSAEKRKEAMKEVAIARLRNVPTSPRRMRQVADNIRGLGVEKALSILQFSTRHASKPMYKLLRSAIANWEAKHEGQRADEAGLIVRSIMVDEARGLKRMLPAPQGRAYRMKKRSNHVTLIVDTANN, from the coding sequence ATGGGACAGCGTAAGAAACTGAGCGCCGAGAAGCGCAAGGAGGCCATGAAGGAAGTGGCCATCGCCCGCCTGCGGAACGTGCCCACCAGCCCCCGCCGCATGCGCCAGGTGGCCGACAACATCCGCGGCCTCGGCGTGGAAAAGGCGCTGAGCATCCTGCAGTTCAGCACCCGCCATGCCAGCAAGCCGATGTACAAGCTGCTTCGGAGCGCCATCGCCAACTGGGAGGCCAAGCACGAGGGTCAGCGCGCCGACGAGGCCGGGCTGATCGTGCGCAGCATCATGGTGGACGAGGCCCGTGGCCTGAAGCGCATGCTGCCCGCCCCGCAGGGACGTGCCTACCGCATGAAGAAGCGCTCGAACCACGTCACGCTCATCGTCGACACCGCCAACAACTAA
- the rpsS gene encoding 30S ribosomal protein S19 codes for MSRSLKKPPFVHYKLAKRVTDMQKSGKKAVLKTWSRSSTITPEFVGLTLAVHNGNKFIPVYVTENMVGHKLGEFAPTRTFRGHSGNKK; via the coding sequence ATGAGCCGCTCCCTCAAGAAACCGCCGTTCGTCCACTACAAACTGGCGAAGCGCGTCACCGACATGCAGAAGTCCGGCAAGAAGGCCGTTCTGAAGACCTGGTCACGCTCCAGCACCATCACCCCCGAGTTCGTCGGCCTGACGCTCGCGGTGCACAACGGCAACAAGTTCATCCCCGTGTACGTGACCGAGAACATGGTGGGCCACAAGCTGGGCGAATTCGCCCCCACCCGCACGTTCCGCGGCCACTCCGGCAACAAGAAGTAG
- the rplB gene encoding 50S ribosomal protein L2 — protein MGIRKLNPVTPGTRHRVITDFEGVTTNVPEPSLTTGRNKSGGRNNQGKMTMRYIGGGHKQRFRTVDLKRNKHGIPATVRTIEYDPNRSARIALLVYADGEKRYMLAPTGLKVGQQVLSGKGVAPEVGNTLPLAEIPLGTLVHNVELQPGKGGALARSAGTFAQLSAREGRYATLKMPSGELRMVLCDCLATVGSVSNAEHMLQKSGKAGRSRWQGRRPRTRAVAMNPVDHPMGGGEGRASGGHPRSRKGLLAKGKKTRHPKRTSSKFIIARRNSKAASI, from the coding sequence ATGGGCATCCGCAAGCTGAACCCCGTCACCCCCGGCACCCGCCACCGGGTGATCACCGATTTCGAGGGCGTCACCACGAACGTTCCCGAGCCCAGCCTGACCACCGGCCGCAACAAGAGCGGCGGCCGCAACAATCAGGGCAAGATGACCATGCGCTACATCGGCGGTGGTCACAAGCAGCGCTTCCGCACGGTCGACCTCAAGCGCAACAAGCACGGCATCCCCGCCACGGTGCGCACCATCGAGTACGACCCCAACCGCAGCGCCCGCATCGCCCTGCTGGTCTACGCCGATGGCGAGAAGCGGTACATGCTCGCCCCCACCGGCCTGAAGGTGGGCCAGCAGGTGCTGAGCGGCAAGGGCGTGGCCCCCGAGGTGGGCAACACCCTGCCCCTGGCCGAGATCCCACTGGGCACCCTGGTGCACAACGTGGAACTGCAGCCCGGCAAGGGCGGTGCACTGGCGCGCAGCGCCGGCACCTTCGCCCAGCTGAGCGCGCGTGAGGGCCGCTACGCCACCTTGAAGATGCCCAGCGGCGAGCTCCGCATGGTGCTCTGCGATTGCCTGGCCACCGTGGGCAGCGTGAGCAACGCCGAGCACATGCTGCAGAAGAGCGGCAAGGCCGGTCGAAGCCGCTGGCAGGGCCGGCGTCCCCGCACCCGTGCGGTGGCCATGAACCCGGTGGACCACCCCATGGGCGGTGGTGAGGGTCGTGCCTCCGGCGGTCACCCCCGCAGCCGCAAGGGCCTGCTGGCCAAGGGCAAGAAGACGCGCCACCCCAAGCGCACCTCGAGCAAGTTCATCATCGCGCGCCGCAACAGCAAGGCCGCATCGATCTGA
- the rplW gene encoding 50S ribosomal protein L23 yields the protein MSQILIRPIITEKMTAQGEKENRYGFVVARDSNKLQIRDAVKKQYGVEVDSVRTMIVRGKHRTRYTKTNILRGSSASYKKAIVTLKAGETIDLYSSI from the coding sequence ATGAGCCAGATCCTCATCCGACCGATCATCACGGAGAAGATGACCGCCCAAGGCGAGAAGGAGAACCGCTACGGCTTCGTGGTGGCCCGCGATAGCAACAAGCTCCAGATCCGCGATGCGGTGAAGAAGCAGTACGGCGTGGAGGTGGACAGCGTGCGCACCATGATCGTGCGCGGCAAGCACCGCACCCGCTACACCAAGACCAACATCCTGCGCGGGTCCAGCGCCTCCTACAAGAAGGCCATCGTCACCCTCAAGGCCGGCGAGACCATCGACCTGTACAGCAGCATCTGA
- the rplD gene encoding 50S ribosomal protein L4, whose amino-acid sequence MELEIYSTDGKATGKKAKLNDAVFAVEPNDHAIWLDVKQHLANKRQGTHKTLEKSEVSGSTKKLHRQKGTGGSRKGSIKSPLFKGGARVFGPKPRDYSFKLNKKVKDLARRSALTYKAKEGAIAVLDSTGIKAPKTSAFAGMLKAFSLNDRKALVVLPTKDENVLLSARNIQGARVVIASEVNTYDIMNANKVLIVKDAIAALEATLTK is encoded by the coding sequence ATGGAGCTCGAGATCTACAGCACCGACGGCAAGGCCACCGGCAAGAAGGCCAAGCTCAACGACGCGGTCTTCGCCGTGGAGCCGAACGACCACGCCATCTGGCTGGACGTGAAGCAGCACCTGGCCAACAAGCGCCAGGGCACGCACAAGACCCTCGAGAAGAGCGAGGTGAGCGGCAGCACCAAGAAGTTGCACCGCCAGAAAGGCACAGGCGGCAGCCGCAAGGGTTCGATCAAGAGCCCGCTGTTCAAGGGCGGCGCCCGTGTGTTCGGCCCCAAGCCTCGCGATTACTCCTTCAAGTTGAACAAGAAGGTGAAGGACCTGGCCCGCCGCAGCGCCCTCACATACAAGGCCAAGGAAGGCGCCATCGCCGTGCTCGACAGCACCGGCATCAAAGCCCCCAAGACCAGCGCCTTCGCCGGCATGCTCAAGGCCTTCAGCCTCAATGACCGCAAGGCGCTCGTCGTGCTGCCCACCAAGGATGAGAACGTGCTGCTCAGCGCGCGCAACATCCAGGGCGCCCGCGTTGTCATCGCCAGCGAGGTGAACACCTACGACATCATGAACGCCAACAAGGTGCTGATCGTGAAGGACGCGATCGCCGCCCTGGAGGCCACCCTCACCAAGTAA
- the rplC gene encoding 50S ribosomal protein L3, giving the protein MSGLIGKKIGMTSLYDTDGQLVGCTVIEAGPCVVTQVRTTEKDGYEAVQLAYGERGEKNATKALAGHYKKAGTTPKVKAHEFKEFEQDLKLGDTVGVDLFEEGSFVSVTGKSKGKGFQGVVKRHGFNGVGETTHGQHDRSRAPGSLGGSSYPARVFKGLRMAGRKGGEQYTTENLKVVKIDKDKNLLVLRGAIPGAKGSMVIIWK; this is encoded by the coding sequence ATGAGCGGCTTGATCGGCAAGAAGATCGGAATGACCAGCCTGTACGACACGGACGGGCAGCTTGTGGGCTGCACCGTGATCGAGGCCGGTCCCTGCGTGGTGACCCAGGTGCGGACCACCGAGAAGGACGGCTACGAGGCCGTGCAGCTCGCCTACGGGGAGCGCGGCGAGAAGAACGCCACCAAGGCCCTGGCCGGCCACTACAAGAAGGCCGGCACCACCCCCAAGGTGAAGGCCCACGAGTTCAAGGAGTTCGAGCAGGACCTCAAGCTCGGCGACACCGTCGGCGTCGACCTCTTCGAGGAAGGCTCCTTCGTGAGCGTGACCGGCAAGAGCAAGGGCAAAGGCTTCCAGGGTGTGGTGAAGCGCCACGGCTTCAACGGCGTGGGCGAGACCACTCACGGTCAGCACGACCGCAGCCGCGCCCCGGGTTCGTTGGGGGGAAGCTCCTACCCCGCCCGCGTGTTCAAGGGACTTCGCATGGCCGGCCGCAAGGGCGGTGAGCAGTACACCACCGAGAACCTCAAGGTGGTGAAGATCGACAAGGACAAGAACCTCCTCGTGCTGCGTGGCGCCATCCCCGGTGCCAAGGGCAGCATGGTGATCATCTGGAAGTAA
- the rpsJ gene encoding 30S ribosomal protein S10 produces the protein MTQKIRIKLRSYDHNLVDKSAEKIVKTVKSTGAVVSGPIPLPTHKRIFTVLRSPHVNKKAREQFQLCSYKRLMDIYSSSSKTIDALMKLELPSGVDVEIKV, from the coding sequence ATGACCCAAAAGATCCGCATCAAGCTGAGGTCCTACGATCACAACCTCGTCGACAAGAGCGCCGAGAAGATCGTGAAGACCGTGAAGAGCACGGGCGCCGTGGTGAGCGGTCCCATCCCTCTGCCCACCCATAAGCGCATCTTCACCGTGCTGCGCAGCCCGCACGTCAACAAGAAGGCCCGTGAACAGTTCCAGCTCTGCAGCTACAAGCGCCTGATGGACATCTACAGTTCGTCCAGCAAGACGATCGATGCCCTGATGAAACTGGAGCTCCCCAGCGGCGTGGACGTGGAGATCAAGGTCTGA
- the fusA gene encoding elongation factor G, with the protein MARDLKYTRNIGIMAHIDAGKTTTSERILYYTGLVHKIGEVHDGAATMDWMEQEQERGITITSAATTTSWNYRGEKYKINLIDTPGHVDFTVEVERSLRVLDGAVALFCAVGGVEPQSETVWRQANKYQVPRLAFVNKMDRSGADFFNVVKQIRERLGANPVPLQVPIGAEADFKGVVDLINNRGMVWNEADQGMTWSEVPIPADLVDTVKEWRDKLIEAVAESDDKLMEKYFADPDSLTEAEIMNAVRISTINMSITPVLCGSAFKNKGVQTMLDAVMAYLPSPMDIAAVTGTNPETGEELVRRPDAKEPMASLAFKIATDPYVGRLAFFRCYSGAVPAGSYVKNMRTGNKERISRIFQMHANKQNPVEVIEAGDIGAAVGFKDIRTGDTLCDESNPIVLESMSFPEPVIGIAVEPKSQADMDKMGTALYKLAEEDPTFRVHTDDETGQTVISGMGELHLEIIVDRMKREFKVECNQGAPQVKYKEAISGSVEHREVYKKQTGGRGKFADIHVRIEPQTDQEKSGLEFIDEIKGGSIPKEFIPAVEKGFKASLQNGVLAGYPMESLKVTLYDGSFHNVDSDALSFEICAKSAFREAVPKCKPVLMEPIMKIEVVTPEENMGDIVGDLNRRRGTIEGMEDRSGAKAIKGKVPLSEMFGYVTSLRTLSSGRASSTMEFSHYQQAPNNVAEAVLAKVRGKVSA; encoded by the coding sequence ATGGCCCGCGACCTCAAATACACGCGCAACATCGGCATCATGGCGCACATCGATGCCGGCAAGACCACCACGTCCGAGCGCATCCTGTACTACACCGGCCTGGTCCACAAGATCGGCGAGGTGCATGACGGGGCCGCCACCATGGACTGGATGGAGCAGGAACAGGAGCGCGGCATCACCATCACCAGCGCCGCCACCACCACCAGCTGGAACTACCGCGGCGAGAAGTACAAGATCAACCTGATCGACACCCCGGGCCACGTGGACTTCACCGTGGAGGTGGAGCGCAGCCTGCGCGTGCTCGACGGTGCCGTGGCCCTCTTCTGCGCCGTGGGCGGCGTGGAGCCCCAGAGCGAGACCGTGTGGCGCCAGGCCAACAAGTACCAGGTGCCCCGTCTGGCCTTCGTCAACAAGATGGACCGGAGCGGTGCGGACTTCTTCAACGTCGTGAAGCAGATCCGCGAGCGCCTCGGAGCCAACCCCGTTCCCCTGCAGGTGCCCATCGGGGCCGAGGCGGACTTCAAAGGGGTGGTGGACCTGATCAACAACCGTGGCATGGTGTGGAACGAGGCCGACCAGGGCATGACCTGGAGCGAGGTGCCCATTCCCGCCGACCTCGTCGACACGGTGAAGGAGTGGCGTGACAAGCTCATCGAGGCCGTCGCCGAAAGCGACGACAAGCTGATGGAGAAGTACTTCGCCGACCCGGACAGCCTCACCGAGGCCGAGATCATGAACGCGGTGCGCATCAGCACCATCAACATGAGCATCACTCCGGTGCTCTGTGGAAGCGCCTTCAAGAACAAGGGCGTTCAGACCATGCTCGACGCCGTGATGGCCTACCTGCCCAGCCCGATGGACATCGCCGCCGTCACCGGCACCAACCCGGAGACGGGAGAGGAGCTCGTGCGGCGCCCTGACGCCAAGGAGCCCATGGCCAGCCTGGCCTTCAAGATCGCCACCGACCCCTACGTGGGCCGACTGGCCTTCTTCCGCTGCTACAGCGGCGCGGTGCCCGCCGGCAGCTATGTCAAGAACATGCGCACCGGCAACAAGGAGCGCATCAGCCGCATCTTCCAGATGCACGCCAACAAGCAGAACCCCGTGGAAGTGATCGAAGCGGGCGACATCGGCGCGGCGGTCGGCTTCAAGGACATCCGCACCGGCGACACCCTGTGCGATGAGAGCAACCCGATCGTGCTGGAGAGCATGAGCTTCCCGGAGCCTGTGATCGGCATCGCCGTGGAGCCCAAGAGCCAGGCCGATATGGACAAGATGGGGACCGCCCTGTACAAGCTGGCCGAGGAGGACCCCACCTTCCGCGTTCACACCGACGACGAGACCGGTCAGACCGTGATCAGCGGCATGGGCGAGCTGCACCTGGAGATCATCGTGGACCGCATGAAGCGCGAGTTCAAGGTCGAGTGCAATCAGGGCGCCCCCCAGGTGAAGTACAAGGAGGCCATCAGCGGCTCCGTGGAGCACCGCGAGGTCTACAAGAAGCAGACCGGCGGCCGCGGAAAGTTCGCGGACATCCACGTGCGCATCGAGCCCCAGACCGATCAGGAGAAGAGCGGGCTGGAGTTCATCGACGAGATCAAGGGCGGCTCGATCCCCAAGGAGTTCATCCCCGCCGTGGAAAAGGGATTCAAGGCCAGCCTGCAGAACGGCGTGCTCGCCGGCTACCCCATGGAGAGCCTGAAGGTGACGCTGTACGACGGTTCGTTCCACAACGTGGACTCCGACGCGCTGAGCTTCGAGATCTGCGCCAAGAGCGCCTTCCGCGAGGCCGTGCCCAAGTGCAAGCCCGTGCTGATGGAGCCCATCATGAAGATCGAGGTGGTGACGCCCGAGGAGAACATGGGCGATATCGTGGGTGACCTCAACCGTCGCCGCGGCACCATCGAGGGCATGGAGGACCGCTCCGGCGCCAAGGCCATCAAGGGCAAGGTGCCCCTGAGCGAGATGTTCGGCTACGTCACCAGCCTTCGCACCCTGAGCTCCGGCCGCGCCAGCAGCACGATGGAGTTCAGCCACTATCAGCAAGCCCCCAACAACGTCGCCGAGGCCGTGCTGGCCAAGGTGCGTGGCAAAGTGTCCGCCTGA
- the rpsG gene encoding 30S ribosomal protein S7: MRKTTTNRYVTTLPDPKFGDVLVTKFVNNLMYSGKKNKAFDIFYNAIDIVGEKSGEDGLEVWRKALQNVTPQVEVRTRRVGGANFQIPQPVRDDRKRSLAMKWLIGYSRGRNERSMAQKLANEILAASKEEGAAFKKKEEVHKMAEANKAFSHFRF, from the coding sequence ATGCGCAAGACCACGACCAATCGGTACGTCACCACCCTGCCCGACCCCAAGTTCGGCGATGTGCTGGTGACCAAGTTCGTGAACAACCTGATGTACTCGGGGAAGAAGAACAAGGCCTTCGACATCTTCTACAACGCGATCGACATCGTGGGTGAGAAGAGCGGAGAGGACGGCTTGGAGGTGTGGCGCAAGGCCCTGCAGAACGTGACCCCCCAGGTCGAGGTGCGCACACGCCGCGTGGGCGGTGCCAACTTCCAGATCCCGCAGCCGGTGCGCGACGACCGCAAGCGCAGCCTCGCCATGAAATGGCTGATCGGCTACAGCCGCGGCCGCAATGAGCGCAGCATGGCCCAGAAGCTCGCCAACGAGATCCTCGCGGCCAGCAAGGAGGAGGGCGCCGCGTTCAAAAAGAAAGAAGAAGTCCACAAAATGGCCGAAGCGAACAAGGCCTTCAGCCACTTCCGCTTCTAA
- a CDS encoding 30S ribosomal protein S12 — protein sequence MPTIQQLIRKGREKAQYKSKSVALTSCPQRRGVCTKVYTTTPKKPNSALRKVAKVRLVNGYEVIAYIGGEGHNLQEHSIVLVRGGRVKDLPGVKYHIVRGVLDTAGVEGRNQRRSKYGTKRPKPGAKPAAKK from the coding sequence ATGCCTACCATCCAGCAGCTCATCCGCAAGGGGCGCGAAAAGGCGCAGTACAAGAGCAAGTCGGTCGCACTGACCAGTTGCCCGCAGCGCCGCGGCGTCTGCACCAAGGTGTACACCACCACCCCGAAGAAGCCCAATTCGGCCCTCCGAAAGGTGGCCAAGGTGCGCTTGGTGAACGGGTATGAGGTCATCGCCTACATCGGCGGTGAAGGCCACAACCTGCAGGAGCACAGCATCGTGCTGGTGCGGGGCGGACGTGTGAAGGACCTCCCGGGTGTGAAGTACCACATCGTACGCGGCGTGCTCGACACGGCCGGCGTGGAGGGCCGCAACCAGCGCCGCTCCAAGTACGGCACCAAACGTCCCAAGCCCGGCGCCAAGCCCGCCGCCAAGAAGTAA
- a CDS encoding Fic family protein codes for MISSAYTFYTFHSRMLNLLTTIHHRLGEVQARHLHTPLPELSKAYRVSAVHAMLGLEGSVLDPLPVAELVSRPLEGLDQSALEVVNTHRALDLLPTLDPHAIGDLRQVHGVLMHGLALDAGQFRTGPMDVLYGDPPPLRRAPADDVPVQVAELLHIVENDDTPPVIVSCMLHFALVYLRPFSAGNGRLARLWQRRVLMRHWPVFAYLPVEAFIHRTQPAYYAALEYADRQGDCGGFIAYMLERIDEALAELLAMPDPVRGGSERVAIFLQQAPARWFHRKDYRSRFPELSTATASRDLREAVVQGRLVRNGDGRNARYREAG; via the coding sequence GTGATCTCATCCGCGTACACCTTCTACACCTTCCACAGCCGGATGTTGAACCTGCTGACGACCATCCATCACCGGCTGGGCGAAGTGCAGGCCCGGCACCTGCACACGCCGCTTCCCGAGCTGTCCAAGGCCTACCGGGTCAGCGCCGTGCATGCCATGTTGGGCCTGGAGGGCAGCGTGCTGGACCCGCTTCCCGTGGCGGAGCTGGTGAGCCGACCGCTGGAAGGTTTGGACCAGTCCGCCTTGGAGGTGGTGAACACCCACCGGGCCTTGGACCTTCTGCCGACGCTGGACCCGCACGCGATCGGCGACCTCAGGCAGGTGCACGGGGTGCTGATGCATGGCCTGGCCCTCGATGCCGGGCAGTTCCGCACGGGCCCCATGGACGTGCTGTACGGCGATCCCCCGCCCTTGCGCCGGGCACCGGCGGACGATGTTCCCGTACAGGTGGCGGAGCTGCTGCATATCGTGGAGAACGACGACACCCCTCCGGTGATCGTTAGCTGCATGCTGCACTTCGCCCTGGTGTACCTGCGCCCCTTCAGCGCGGGGAACGGTCGCCTGGCGCGGCTGTGGCAGCGTCGCGTGCTCATGCGTCATTGGCCCGTGTTCGCCTACCTGCCCGTGGAGGCCTTCATCCACCGCACGCAGCCGGCCTACTATGCGGCGTTGGAGTATGCGGACCGCCAGGGTGATTGCGGTGGCTTCATCGCGTACATGCTGGAGCGCATCGATGAGGCCCTGGCCGAGCTGCTGGCCATGCCCGATCCCGTGCGCGGCGGGTCCGAACGTGTGGCCATATTCCTGCAACAGGCGCCCGCGAGGTGGTTCCATCGGAAGGACTACCGGTCGCGGTTCCCCGAGCTCAGCACGGCCACGGCCAGCCGCGATCTGCGCGAAGCGGTGGTCCAAGGGCGTTTGGTGCGGAACGGCGACGGCCGCAACGCCCGCTACAGGGAGGCCGGTTGA
- a CDS encoding M1 family metallopeptidase: MRLPSLIASFIALSAATAQTTCLESKRTGDAPPHRSGLQDQRSDSIDILHTAIHLDLTAWANDRISARTVVRFAPLVPGVDAIRLDLIDLTVDSVLDANGLGLGFIHSGGTLLVDLGQPYGPGDEVEVAVHYQGEPATDPSNFGGFYLESQYLYNLGVAFTSQPHSYGRSWFPCFDNFVERSSFSFHITTNGPRSAWCNGRLLGTTPLGGDTLLTEWELLEPIPSYLASVAAGNYRNVHLAFTSIDGDTVPVDLVALPADTAQLRASFVHLQDAFDRFESCFGAYRWNRIGYHLASRGAMEHSTNITYPDFIADGSTQYEATMAHELAHQWFGDLVTCARAEEMYINEGFAEYLSYLFLEAVHGTGRYRNTVRANHYAMLRRCHWEDGGEHYALSEVPQEWTYGEHSYNKGADVLHTLRSYLGDAAFCSGLTSFLDTYAFQPVTTTQLRDHLSAATGQDLTAYFDDWILQPGWAGFEVDSFTVVPQGGVFSTIVHVEQKLRAAQHLYTDVPMSVTFVSATGDRWSPGDPVPLGGAQTTFTVDAPFAPMDVLLNADDRISQAVTAVEDTLNAPGTVNLQQADVMLIAQSIPTPTPLRVEQYWTAADAWTDPPFLYMLSPDRWWRVHGSFPTGTQIRARINYDGRASSAGGLDVGLMEDLPGLPFHEDSLLLLHRPNAHFPWSPWPQQTRTTLNSPTDRTGRIEADGLQPGDYTLARRTSAVGLPPMPDMPGVRTWPDPTSEQLTIAWPGDPPRGTVVRLRDQAGRLLREAALVQTLTHISVEDLPAQTVQVSVVGPQGLERGVGRCMIVR; this comes from the coding sequence ATGCGCCTGCCATCCCTGATCGCCAGCTTCATCGCCCTCTCCGCCGCGACCGCACAGACCACCTGCCTGGAGTCCAAACGAACGGGTGACGCCCCCCCGCACCGCAGCGGCCTGCAGGATCAGCGCAGTGACAGCATCGACATCCTCCATACCGCCATCCACCTCGACCTCACCGCGTGGGCGAACGATCGCATCTCGGCCCGCACCGTGGTGCGCTTCGCTCCGCTCGTACCCGGCGTGGACGCCATCCGTCTGGACCTGATCGACCTCACGGTCGATTCGGTGCTGGACGCCAACGGCCTCGGACTGGGGTTCATCCACAGCGGCGGCACCCTGCTCGTGGACCTCGGCCAGCCCTACGGTCCCGGGGATGAAGTGGAGGTCGCCGTGCACTACCAAGGGGAACCCGCCACCGACCCCAGCAACTTCGGAGGCTTCTATCTGGAGAGCCAATACCTCTACAACCTGGGCGTGGCCTTCACCAGCCAACCTCACAGCTACGGCCGCAGCTGGTTCCCTTGCTTCGACAACTTCGTGGAGCGCTCCTCCTTCAGCTTCCACATCACCACCAACGGGCCCCGAAGCGCATGGTGCAACGGCCGCCTGCTGGGCACCACCCCGCTCGGCGGGGACACCCTCCTCACCGAATGGGAACTGCTGGAGCCGATCCCGAGCTACCTGGCCTCGGTGGCCGCCGGCAACTACCGCAATGTCCACCTGGCCTTCACGAGCATCGACGGTGACACCGTTCCGGTTGACCTCGTGGCCCTCCCCGCGGACACCGCCCAGCTCCGTGCATCCTTCGTGCACCTTCAGGATGCCTTCGATCGGTTCGAGAGCTGCTTCGGCGCCTACCGATGGAACCGGATCGGCTATCACCTGGCCAGCCGCGGTGCCATGGAGCACAGCACCAACATCACTTACCCCGACTTCATCGCCGACGGCTCCACACAATACGAGGCCACCATGGCCCATGAACTGGCCCACCAATGGTTCGGCGACCTGGTCACCTGCGCACGGGCCGAGGAGATGTACATCAACGAAGGCTTCGCCGAATACCTCAGCTACCTCTTCCTGGAAGCGGTGCATGGGACGGGACGCTACCGGAACACCGTGCGCGCCAACCACTACGCCATGTTACGCCGCTGTCATTGGGAGGACGGTGGCGAACACTACGCCCTTTCGGAGGTGCCGCAGGAGTGGACCTACGGCGAGCACAGCTACAACAAGGGCGCCGACGTGCTGCACACGCTCCGCAGCTACCTCGGCGATGCGGCCTTCTGCAGCGGGCTCACGAGCTTCCTGGACACCTATGCCTTCCAGCCCGTGACCACGACGCAGTTGCGCGACCACCTCTCCGCCGCCACCGGGCAGGACCTCACGGCCTATTTTGACGACTGGATCCTGCAACCCGGATGGGCCGGCTTCGAAGTGGACTCCTTCACCGTGGTGCCCCAGGGCGGTGTGTTCAGCACCATTGTGCATGTCGAGCAGAAGCTCAGGGCCGCGCAACACCTCTATACCGATGTGCCCATGTCAGTGACCTTCGTGAGCGCGACGGGCGATCGCTGGAGCCCGGGCGATCCCGTACCCTTGGGCGGCGCGCAGACCACCTTCACCGTGGACGCGCCTTTCGCGCCGATGGACGTCCTGCTCAACGCGGACGACCGCATCAGCCAGGCCGTCACCGCCGTGGAGGACACGCTGAACGCGCCAGGCACGGTGAACCTCCAGCAGGCCGATGTGATGCTCATCGCCCAGAGCATCCCCACCCCCACCCCGTTGCGGGTGGAGCAATACTGGACCGCGGCCGATGCATGGACGGACCCTCCCTTCCTCTACATGCTCTCGCCGGACCGGTGGTGGCGCGTGCATGGCAGCTTTCCCACCGGCACGCAGATCCGCGCCCGCATCAACTACGACGGCCGGGCCAGCAGCGCCGGCGGTTTGGATGTGGGCTTGATGGAAGACCTGCCCGGACTGCCTTTCCACGAGGATAGCTTGCTGCTGCTGCACCGACCGAACGCCCACTTCCCCTGGAGCCCCTGGCCGCAGCAGACACGGACCACCCTGAACAGCCCCACGGACCGCACCGGGCGCATCGAGGCCGACGGCCTGCAGCCCGGTGACTACACCCTGGCGCGTCGGACCAGCGCGGTGGGTCTGCCGCCGATGCCTGACATGCCGGGCGTGCGGACCTGGCCGGATCCCACCTCGGAGCAGCTGACGATCGCCTGGCCCGGCGATCCGCCCCGCGGAACTGTGGTACGGCTGCGCGACCAGGCCGGTCGCCTCCTCCGTGAAGCCGCCCTCGTGCAAACGCTCACCCACATCTCCGTGGAGGATCTGCCGGCACAGACCGTTCAGGTGTCCGTCGTGGGACCGCAGGGGCTTGAACGCGGGGTCGGACGCTGCATGATCGTGCGGTGA